The genomic region AGTCAAACACTCGTGTCACCATTCACACTAAAGAACAGCTCCGACGGTGAAAATAGCTTTCCAGGTTAAATTACACTGCAAGAATACGAGTTCCTACgcctatttaaaataataataataataataataataataataataaacgttcACCTAAAACAGGACCATCATACCCCTTTTACTGACTGGGGGGGGGACAGTCACTTAGACCTAAGAGTGTGAATTAGGAATCGGACTCTGACAGTTCCGATTTGTCTGACCAAACCCGGAAGTAAGGCGACTGACTACATAAACATACCATGCGTTCTGTGaaataaagtttgttttaaagtaatattaggttatattttagtttataatgaatttaactgataaatattacaaattGCTTAGGAACCGGTGGGAAGAGACGGGATTATTTCCCCGTTCTCCCTAATTCTGCAGTAGTCGATAAACGAATGGATAAAGTCTTTGGATTTACTCTATATCATTAAATATAGCATATATACAGTTATTACTGTGGCCGGATATTAGGAAATCCTGGTACTGTATTCTAGAAAATATTCCAGTTATTTACAGTGTGCTACTTGATGCTCTTTGCTAGGACTAGTATAATACACGTGATTTACAGCCATCTACCTGTCAGCGAATTTTTCCCGGAAGTGCGTTTATTTGaagtacattttcttttctgttttgattACTGCAAACGTTTCGTATTTAGTTTACAATTACGGCGTTAAAGAAAATAGAAACCTGAATATTCCGCGAAGGGCTAAAATTAAAAACGAAACCAGtccttttttgtttatatttacaggCGCAGACGCGGCTGTAAACCAGAAGTTCTGCTAAACTCTGAGACACGAGACTGTAATACACGACGACCAGAGACTTCTCAGCTGGCAGAACAGAGAAAAATGGCTCATTCAGCACGCATGCCATTCgtgagctttttatttatttatttttaaacattgaaCTATTACTTTTCTCACTGATTGTGACGAGGTTATGGCAGTCATCAATGATCTAATGCCTCCAGAATGTATTCACCCCTTAGTGATTATATCTCTTTTTGCTGTGTTGCAAGATCAAATTTAAGTTTCTTTGAATGGGTTTCTTTACACAAATAAAAGTAACTAAATTATTTAGATATCCTCAGAATGATAAAAAgtttaaaaccaaaacactgCCTAActgataagtattcaccccccagAGTCAATACACATAATGAATTGTCCTTTTGCAACaattgcagcttttatttttctcacatgTGTCTCTGAGAGCTTTCCACATAAAGATTTAGCAGTTTTCTCTCCATGCAACACAACGTTTCCTGCCACATATCCCAAATtagatggagaatgttggtggaCAGCAATTTTCAGCTCATGGCACAGATTTTCAGTTGGATTTACACAGTGttgtcactgactacgtttagatggacagcaataatcttgaccttattctgaataagacaatattgtgattgaGGTGTtaacatgagttgcttttagaatattcctttcatgttcaggttttacatgttatagaacatagatcgattaacagcacacgtcattacgtccccacgccacaccgtccaacgttccctccagaatttcacgtattgacatacagttggtcttcgttatggtaccgtatacagttttgggtgtttcatttcacaaaagcttcaagtgcagttaattatttgtcatgctatatgtgcaaatagacgactgcttgaaccTATGGACTGTgtccgaaaccacatacttacctactatatagtagccaaaataggtgtatttcacctactatatagcagataagtacgcggttttggacgcagccgtactctcttgtttgccgtcaaataGTTaagcactgcagtgtgtgtgtgtgtgtcctgtcacaaaatgcagtgaaaactcccataCGATGttaagtgtgattaaggtgtgtacatgtctgtaatgcacgtcaataatgcgactaaaataagAATACTCCACAtttcttaattcgatttgtgtttacttcgagtatgattaagtcggattaaggtcatcaataatcactgtttacattgtagtttcttaatcagagtattgtcttaatcgggttaatgtcggaatattgttgtccatgtaaacataccgACTATTCCAACCGCCTTCATTAAAAACAACCAGGCTATATTAAATCTGtttaatatatgattattatgagtccttattgatcacatatacattacagcacagtgaaattcttttcttcacataccccagaatgttaggaagttgtggtcagagcgcagggtcagccatgatacagcacccctggagcagagagggttaagggccttactcaagtgctcaacagtggcagcttggcagtgctggggcttgaacccccgaccttccgaacagtaacccagagccttaacctctaagccaccacTAGATGCGACTGTTGATGATAAACTAAATCGTGTTGATCCTGTTGTACGTTGCATCTGTCAGTTCACTCATGCATTAACTCTCAGATCTTGACCGTTCAATACAGCAAATGGTGACGAATCACAGTATTAAGAAAACATTGCCAATGAGGCatctatatagtatatacagtgttgtttgaaagtttgtaaaccctttagaattttctatagatctgcataaatatgacctaaaacatcatcagattttcacacaagtcctaaaagtagacaaaaagaacccaattaaacaaatgagacaaaaatattatacttactTTTAtctgcaaaagtatgtgaacctctgtgattagcagtttaatttgaaagtgaaattagagtcaggtgttttcaatcaatggaatGACAAATAGTTGTGAGTGAGCACcccgttttatttaaagaacaagcatctatcaaagtctgatcgtCACAACACATGATTGTGGAAGTGCACCATAgaacaaacaaaggagattgcTGCCTATCTGATCACATGGATGAGCTAGAAGGTTTGTGGAgatttggaaaatgttttgtggatggatgagaccaaaatagaatttttggtttaaatgagaagcgttatgtttgcagaaaggaaaacactgcattccagcataagaaccttatcctatctgtgaaacatggtggtggtagtagtatcatggtttgggcctgttttgctgcatctgagctgggacaacttgccatcattgattgAACAATGAGTTTTGAATTATACCAGAGAATTCTAAAGGAATGTGAACTGAATCCCAAGAGAacgtgggtcatgcagcaagacttCTTCGTGTTCTGCCAAAAAGACAGAAGACtcgtttcattctttttttggACTCGCCCTTGCCTCTCATTGGACTTTCCACTCTTTACTGCACtgactgcatttttttgttgttgttttttttaaaaaaaacttatgtCGCACTCAGCTCCTAGAGATATTCAGGGATTGTCACTTGGTGTGTGTTTCTGGGGAGAGATAGATTTTAGCAGTCAGCATCCCATACTGTAAACAGTGACAGTGCCAAACTAAGTTGAAGAAATAACATTTAGTTAATTCCTATCACATTTCCACTAAACTCCTGGGCAGttcaaggcaaaaaaaaacattcggGGCTAGACTAAAATCATTCGGGGCTCAGCCCAAATGATTAGCTCTAGCAACACCCCTGAAGTTACTTGTTTCTTTACGTGTTGTACTGGATAACAGTCTTTTTTGCTGAAGAGCAAGGAGAGTTTCGTGCTATTTAAGAAAGCCAGAGCTGTAACCCTTGAAGAGGACTCCAGAAAAATTAACTGCAGTTAAACCAGCCGCTTTTCTTGAAAGCACGGTTATTGATTTCTGGGTTTGATTGTCGATTGGGGATTTGAAATGGCACATTTATAATAGATTAAAAATAGCCTCCTGCACAATTGTATTGACAGATCTTGTGAGTTTGACGAGaaattactttaaaattttACAGCAGAATTAACTATTTTCTATTGTGAGCATAGAGTAGGTCACTGTGAACTGATGTGAGTGGGTTTTAGAATTgaaatgtcaaatgtaatatattaatattttggtgTCAGAGACTTCCTCTATGAAATGAACCACCTACACCGTACCACAGTTAATTTTTCTGGCATCCTCTTTGAGGGTTACATATCTGACTCCCTTAAATGGCACAAAACTCTCCATGCTTTGAAGCAAAAAGTCTATTATCCAGCACAACACGTGAAGAAACAAGTAACTTCCGAGTTCATAGCAAACTGAAAAAATTAAATGGTAACATGAAACCAGACATTTGACCCATtttgtaatttcttatttttaacttgaacatgagattgaaaaacagaaaacaaaaaaaaattggttttgttttggattagtaaattaatttgtaaacaataaaataacaagccATTTTTCGTTTTCCGATATTTGGTTcttaattataaatgaaaagaatgaacgacagatttctctctctcctgttaaAAACCCTATGTTTTGGCTTACATTGAACTGTTTTAACTTAGAAAGTTTCTCCAGTTTTTTTCAGAAGCTTCCCAGGCAATTCCTTGGTCCTCATGACAGCTGGACGAATCTGATCTGCTATTTTAGCAAATACagtaaaatgataaataaacactggGGAGTGAAAACTTTCTGGAGGAACTGTTTGGCTGATCTTAGTTCATctgaaatgtaatattaatttctttgttGACCACAGTGCCCAGATCTTCCTCTTACTATTGTTGAGGAAATTCTTCTAAACCTACCTGGCCAGCAGGTGATTAATGTGTGCCGCCTGGTGTGTAATGACTGGAAGTCGGTTGTGGACAGCACTGCGTATTGGAGAAAGCGATTCCGCAGAGAAGGATTCAAGCCTCTCAGTATCCCCAGTGTCCCAAGAGATTGGCAGACCTCCTATTTTCTATGTAAGAAGCGCCGGAATCTGTTGAAGAACCCCAATGCAAATGgtgagcaaaaacaacaacaatcagaCAGCTGTTAAACAGATCAGAGGTCACAGTTATATGGTTTGGAAAACATCGGGTTAAATAACAGTACTTATACAGTGTTCAGTTCAAAAGGTTGGGTTGTGGAAAAAATTCTGTATATGAGATGGCATGTTAGTCCCTATAAACCCGCATTATTGTACATTCATTTTGGCATgcatgtaaaatacattttccattAGTAGAAATCTACCACTCTGGAGAGTTTTGTAATTTTGCTCTCATATAAACATACAGAACTgtgtacaaaaatatacatacagtggtgcttgaaagtaaaccctttcaatttttttttatatttctgcataagtatgacctaaaacattcagatttttgatcatttgtttattgaggaaaatgatccaatattacatatcagtGAGTGGgaaagtatgtgaaactctaGGATTAagagttaatttgaaggtgaagttagagtcaggtgttttcaatcaatgggatgacaatcagttGTGAGTGagtgctctgttttatttaaacaacagGGCTCTATCATAGTCTGCTCTACACAAcacatgtctgtggaagtgtatcatggcaaaAACAAAGGAGTCTCTAaatagtttggactccaccaatccagtCAGACTGTGTAAAaatggagtgatctttgttggttgaccactcctggggagggtaacagtggtcttgaatttcctaaaatagcaagacgtgtaatagtccacgaggtcacaaaggaacccagggtaacttctaagcaactaaaggcctctctcacattagctaatgttaatgttcatgagtacACCATCAGGTGAACATTGAACAACAAGGGTATGCATGACAGggttgcattaactgtttaacaaaaatattatattaaccatttaggaattacaagGAGAAAGCAGTGActtgtaattcctaaacagttaatgcaatatttttgtttaactccttgaattaaagctgaaattctacactTCAGTCACTTCTTGATTAGcttatttcaaatccattgtggtggtgtacagaggcaaaagtACAAaatttgtgtcactgtccaagtAATTATGGACCTGAATGTATGTAATTGTTTTTATACGaacagctcattcactgggACTTTTATGgcagaataaaataatatggcaaataatataataatatttatgtcaaataatttaattcataatgtaaaataaataatctgattttttttttaaacatgtaattgttgatattgtgaggttttctgtaaaggagacatttaccatttttggaaggagtaaCAGCTAGAGGTGATGCTGTTCCTGTTTCAAACATAGGAACGTCTTCACagtaaaaaaagagaggctgttaaggaaatgactgtttatagccatTATAATGTacgtgataacaagaactaagtTATTTCACAGATGTTACACATCaacaaatgtaactataaataaataaaatgtatgatgtgtccttaattattaaattaaaaattgtagtCGTTGGAAATTTTCTGTGGCAAAATAGTAATAAATCACTACAGGTTATgctgctggaaaataatcaacttcgggttGGTAACAGGCCATCCCATTGTTGGTTATTAACCCATAATTAAACttgtcattgtgttttattccttacataatcaATTGAACTGTCTACTTTATTCATCAGAATACATATATCGGTCCAGATACAAAAGGATTGGTGAACAGAACAGAATCAATCTGCTTTAACACAAAATCATGTGAAATTtgggatactttttttttttttttttttcgtgtacTGTCTAGGTACAGAGGAGTGCACATATAGTTTGCAGCATCCTGATGTTAATTGGTCTGTTATGACCACTAGTAATGTCAGAAATGTTCTTTCATCTAGAGAATTTCACTGGCTGGACAATCGTACAAAATGGAGGTGATAAATGGGCTATAGAAAACGTGATGGAACCTCATCCAGATGAAACTGTAACAAAATGCTTTGTTACCTCTTATGGGTAAGATTTTTACTGCATTTATACAACACAATTTCATACTGAATATCCTTGCTGCATGTCTTGCTATACAAtaagtgtattattttatacTAAGGAAACACAGCCTCCTGTGGAggagatgtgcaacaattatgcAATAGAGACCTGCTGTCTATGAGCAATAATAAACTATAATTCATATATCAGGCGATGCATAAAAATCCAACTGATCAACCTAGAGAAAGAAGGTTACAGTCCTTTGTTTATGGATGAAATACAGCCCAACATTGTGATATCAGACTGGTGAGTATTTGTTCAGCTTTCCTCTATTATGTCTCGCTTGAGTAATGTGTAAAACTATTACTGAATGTTCTTCTACTTGTCaaatccttctttttttcttattttcacaGGTATGCTCCACGCTGGGACTGTGGCAGTGTATATGAAATATGTGTCGAGTTACTCAATCGCAGGAAGAAGGCAGTCAAGTTCTTTCAACCTGAGCCAGTGACATTTCCACAATGGAATGATCAGCACTGGGAGCAGGTTATTCCCATATTTTGATCCCATGTAAAACTCCAGGAGTTAGTAACACACCTTGTGTGCTTGGAGTGGGTTGTGAGGAATGCTGTTACTGAACAGTGAACTGTTTTAATTTTGGGTTTCACTTTCTATTTTTACATGCTTCAGATAAGTAAAGAAACACTACATTTTATtgcaatatatttatatttatatcaaatGTGAAAGAGAAAATAAGTGAATACTTACATTCTAGGAAGATATGGAGGTCTAATCATACAGTGTACATCGCCACTGATGGCTATGACGAAACATCAGTGTGTCTCGCATAGGCCTGtcacaataattacattatcgACTTATTGTACCATATATGGACATGACCTCGatcatttttgctgacctcGATAAAGCCCATTGTGTGTACATGCGcatttgtttacataagaatgaatgtcaCCATATCAAGTTTGTCAAGAAGcaacggatgcaaatgcagtttaaaggggtcatatgatgctttttaatgttttccttttcctttattgtgtaatgtatttgtttgtgcatCTATAAGATCTGCAAATTCTGCTCAAGTCGTGATTGCAAAGTTGTTTCTGATTGATCTGCTCGATCATTGCATTTTCAGAATCTGACTCAGGCTCaaactgatacggtaaaaccAATGACATTATTAACTGTGTTAATAATTGCTTCTTAATTGTTAAtaattgcccccccccccccccccacacacacacacacacttacacttgtGGTTTTTGGCCAATCGCAATGCagtgggtcagctggccaatcagagcaatctgggcttttcggaaggaggggctttggagaaccCAGAACTCAATCAGAGCGTTTCAGACagactgggaatagaggtactgtacagtatgtgaaaaataatgtgttttgtgaATATTACAGCATGTCAActtattctattacacccaataaataaaataatgaacttttaaaatcatcatatgaccccttttaAGAGTTTTAtttgagaggcaggcagacaaatccaaattgtgaataaaatcagTAAATAGAACACAGGCACAAGTCAGGTGATCAGCGAACAGCAAAAGCAGGGATAAACCAAAATACATAAACGAGAAAACAGAACTAGATCAATAACTTGGAGAATGACACCATGAAAAGTCAGGTTACAAAACAATGAACTGCATGCAGGTCTTTGTGCGAGGGGGAGATTCCTGacaaccatcacaaaacataaaacagttgttgatcatccaggtaacaacgcagtgttaagaatcaagtgtatgtaaacttttgaactggttaatttgtgtaaattcagttattattgtgtcttatggactatatgtaagcatctgttatgtgaaaaaacTTATTCAGGGCGGTActaaatacaaaatactaaaaacaaaatgcatttttttatgatcccttttttttattattaataatatttttcagattctgcaaggtgtatgtaaacttatgacatCAACTGTACATGGGGATACTTTAGGTGTACTATTATTTCCCTACTGGACATTTTCAGTAGTTGGAGGTTTTTTGCTATTGTCTTCACTGACATGTAAACTGTTGTCTGATTATCACTttctatgattttattttagatcACTCATACGTTTAAGGACTATGGACCTGGTGTTCGATTTATCCGTTTTAAACATGGAGGGCAGGACACGCAGTTCTGGGCTGGACATTATGGAATACGGGTTACAAACAGTAGTGTGGAAATTGTCCCATCAGCTGAAGGATATTGCTAAAATAGTTATTATAGTACACATGCAGGTAATTTAAGGAAATATTTTTGTGtcttatgtaaaaaaaaaaaaaatgatatatatatatatatatatatatatatatatatatatatatatatatatatatatatatacacacacacacacacacagtgatcagccataacattgaaaACACTGACATgtattggaagcaggaaaaatgtgtAAGCATAacgatctgagcgactttgataagggccaaattgtgatggctagacgactggtcagagcatctctaaaacagcaggtcttgttgggtgttcccggtatgcagtggttagtgactaccaaaagtggtccaaaaaaggacaactggtgaaccggtgatagggtcatgggctcccaaggctcattgatgcacatggggagcaaaggctaacccatctggtctgatcccacaaaagagctgctgaaaaagttaatgctggttatctggttatgacagaaaggtgtcggAACACACAGTGTATCGCAGCTTGGTGCATAGCCACAGACCTGTCAGAGTGCCCGTTCTGACCCTTGTCCACTGccaaaagtgcctacaatgggaacgtgagcatcagaacagaactggagcaatggaagaaggtggcctggtctgatgaatcacattttcttttacatcacgtggacggccgggtgtgtgtgtgttgcttacctggggaagagatggcaccaggatgcactatgtgaagaaggcaagccggcagaggcagcTGTTACTTTGACATATATCACTAACCAcgacattgttgcagaccaagtacaccccttcatggcaactgtATTCCCTCTGGCAATAGTggcgtctttcagcaggataacgtgCCCTGCCACtgcaaaattgttcaggaatggtttgaggaacaagaCCAAGAGTTCAAAGTgatgacttggcctccaaattccccagatctcaatccaatcgagcatctgtggtatgtgttggacaaacaagtccgatccatatTGGCCCCAcgtcgcaacttacaggacttaaaagcTCTGCTGCTctatgtcttggtgccagataccacagcacaccttcagaggtcttgtggagtccgtgcctccATGGGTCAGAGATGTTTTActggcacaaggaggacctacacaatattaggcaggtggttttaatgttatggctcaGCTGTGTAATTATAACATCCTAACTATACATTTTATTCTAAATGATACCGATTACTGTTATCTTGTATACTAACATGTTTAAAGTATGTGTGGATACACATCTGTCTGCATTTGTGCTGTTGTATTATTTAATACCCCATTTACTACCTTACAATTTAGTTTTATTGTTGTGTCCTTGTATTCGTAATCTCAGGTCTTAATTAATGTTCACCAAATTTTGATATATGCatcatattaaaatattaaaatatcataCTTAAACTAACTCTTATGggcatttttgttcatttctaagGGCACTTAGCACCGTAACAAACCTTATCTAAAGGCACCCCGCATATTTTTGACATTATCAAGCAGAGAAAAgatttattatgaaataaaagcCCTAGGTTATTACATTTGAAAGAAAcctgtttcattttgtttaaccatattattttctaatttctgATCAAGTTAAGTCATGTAATACAAGGCACCTTTAAAGCATATTATGCTTTAAAGATGTAGCTAAGTCCACTCACAGACATTACATCACACTTGGTGAACTTAACATGCCATATTACCATACATATCCGCAGATGCAGACTTAGTGATTTGACggccctaggcaaaatatagGACTGGGGCCCTATTCAATTGCACACATTTACCTCAACTATTCTTGAGCTTCCTTTCTCTGTTGTGATGCTTGCTTCGCAGTGGT from Ictalurus furcatus strain D&B chromosome 15, Billie_1.0, whole genome shotgun sequence harbors:
- the LOC128619658 gene encoding F-box only protein 6, coding for MAHSARMPFCPDLPLTIVEEILLNLPGQQVINVCRLVCNDWKSVVDSTAYWRKRFRREGFKPLSIPSVPRDWQTSYFLCKKRRNLLKNPNANENFTGWTIVQNGGDKWAIENVMEPHPDETVTKCFVTSYGRCIKIQLINLEKEGYSPLFMDEIQPNIVISDWYAPRWDCGSVYEICVELLNRRKKAVKFFQPEPVTFPQWNDQHWEQITHTFKDYGPGVRFIRFKHGGQDTQFWAGHYGIRVTNSSVEIVPSAEGYC